In the genome of Perca flavescens isolate YP-PL-M2 chromosome 21, PFLA_1.0, whole genome shotgun sequence, the window GACCCCGGAGGAGATGCTGAAGCAGAATCAGAGGGCGCTCAACCGAGCCATGAGAGAACTGGACCGAGAGCGAATGAAACTGGAGCAACAGGAGAAAAAGATCATCGCTGACATCAAGAAAATGGCCAAACAGGGACAAATGGTGAGAAGAAGGAAGAAGGACTTGTGTTTTTTCCGAGGAGCGAATACATTTGTAATCCTAGCTGTGTCCTAACGTGTGTTGTTTTGATCTTTTGCAGGACGCCGTCAAGATCATGGCCAAGGATTTGGTTCGCACGCGGCGCTACGTCAAGAAGTTCATCATGATGAAGGCCAACATTCAGGCCGTCAGTCTAAAGATACAGACGCTCAAGTCCAACAACAGCATGGCGCAGGCTATGAAAGGCGTCACCAAAGCCATGGCCACCATGAACAGACAGGTCTGGCAAAGAAATCACAGAAACGCACAATTCAGTGGGAATAAATGATAAACCTCCTGATGTTGACCATCTTATATTTGTTCCATTTCCGCAGCTGAAACTGCCTCAGATTCAGAAAATCATGATGGAGTTTGAACGACAGAGTGAAATCATggacatgaaagaggagatgATGAATGACGCTATCGACGATGCCATGGGCGATGAGGATGATGAGGAAGAGAGGTATGAGGCCGAGATCAGTGGcaaaactttttgtttttgttcaggtGCAAACTTTTTATTCCACATTTATGTAAGACAAACATTATATTGACAATTCTTgtttaaatctttaaatctaatttttttttttttatggaagtgcaatatTAAAACAGTGGATTggggccgggttggctcagtgggtagagcaggtgcacatttACATAGACGCAGACATCCAGgattcgagtccgacctgtgacgatttcctgcatgtcttccccctctctcc includes:
- the chmp2a gene encoding charged multivesicular body protein 2a, whose amino-acid sequence is MDFLFGKRKTPEEMLKQNQRALNRAMRELDRERMKLEQQEKKIIADIKKMAKQGQMDAVKIMAKDLVRTRRYVKKFIMMKANIQAVSLKIQTLKSNNSMAQAMKGVTKAMATMNRQLKLPQIQKIMMEFERQSEIMDMKEEMMNDAIDDAMGDEDDEEESDTIVSQVLDELGLNLSDELSNLPSTGGSLSVAGGKKQEPQAALADADADLEERLNNLRRD